A genomic stretch from Vibrio algarum includes:
- the folC gene encoding bifunctional tetrahydrofolate synthase/dihydrofolate synthase: MSQSKIPQATSSLPMWLDYLENIHTSAIDLGLERVQIVAEKANLTKPANKIITVAGTNGKGSTCAILEAILLDAGYSVGVYSSPHLIRYNERVRINGATLSDAKHSQAFSFIETQRDETSLSFFEFGTLAALRLFQQEAVDVVILEVGLGGRLDATNIVDHDVSVITSLAIDHVDWLGDDINVIAQEKAGIFRAGKPAICGQPNSPITVAAYADEIGAELYQVGIQYQYDEGVESWNWNSGAFDLTELPKPSLPLPNAATAIMALGVANLDITDVNIVNGLKKAKLSGRMQKVSSAPVIILDVAHNPHSAEYLVQQIQKSYAGKQIHCVLGMLHDKDIAQTVRVLEPAITTWYPSSLDGPRAATADELVEHIEGQCTTYSSPTFAYQAALRQVHKEDVILVVGSFRTVAEILVYLQLQRSTNGK; the protein is encoded by the coding sequence ATGAGTCAAAGCAAGATACCGCAAGCCACATCGTCCTTACCGATGTGGCTTGATTATTTAGAAAATATTCATACCAGCGCTATAGATCTCGGACTAGAGCGTGTTCAAATCGTGGCAGAAAAAGCAAACCTTACTAAACCAGCCAATAAAATAATCACTGTTGCCGGAACAAATGGTAAGGGGTCCACTTGTGCCATTCTTGAAGCTATTCTTTTGGATGCAGGCTATTCTGTAGGCGTCTATAGTTCTCCACATCTTATTCGATATAATGAAAGAGTGAGAATTAATGGAGCCACTTTGTCAGATGCCAAACACTCTCAGGCTTTTTCGTTTATTGAAACACAACGCGATGAAACTAGTTTAAGTTTTTTCGAGTTTGGCACTCTTGCCGCCTTGCGTTTGTTTCAACAAGAAGCGGTTGATGTCGTTATTTTAGAAGTGGGTCTTGGTGGTCGTTTAGACGCAACCAACATTGTTGACCATGATGTAAGTGTGATAACTAGTCTAGCGATAGATCATGTCGACTGGCTAGGCGATGACATTAATGTTATTGCTCAAGAAAAAGCCGGTATTTTTAGGGCCGGTAAACCAGCGATATGTGGTCAGCCAAATTCACCGATAACGGTTGCCGCATACGCAGATGAAATTGGAGCAGAGCTTTATCAAGTTGGAATACAGTACCAATATGATGAAGGGGTTGAATCTTGGAATTGGAACAGTGGTGCTTTTGACCTTACTGAACTCCCCAAACCAAGTTTACCCTTGCCAAATGCGGCTACCGCAATAATGGCGCTCGGTGTTGCAAACCTTGATATTACGGACGTTAATATTGTCAATGGTTTAAAGAAAGCAAAACTGTCAGGACGGATGCAGAAGGTCAGTAGTGCCCCTGTCATTATCTTAGATGTCGCTCACAATCCTCATTCTGCAGAATACTTAGTGCAGCAGATACAGAAGAGTTATGCAGGTAAACAGATTCATTGCGTGTTAGGGATGCTACATGATAAAGATATCGCCCAAACCGTGAGGGTTTTGGAACCAGCTATCACAACGTGGTATCCAAGTTCACTCGATGGACCCAGGGCGGCCACTGCCGATGAGTTAGTTGAACATATTGAAGGGCAATGCACTACGTACTCATCACCGACATTTGCGTATCAAGCGGCGTTACGCCAAGTCCACAAAGAAGATGTTATTTTAGTGGTAGGCTCTTTTAGAACCGTTGCGGAAATATTAGTTTATTTACAGTTGCAAAGGAGTACAAATGGCAAGTAA
- the truA gene encoding tRNA pseudouridine(38-40) synthase TruA, whose translation MRIALCVEYNGTNYSGWQRQKHVNSVQQELEKALSIVAAHPIEVQCAGRTDSGVHGSGQIVHFDTHSTRKLIAWTMGANANMPKDIAVRWAKEVPDEFHARFTATARRYRYIIFNNAFRPAILCNGVSHYHGELDAVKMHEAGQFLLGENDFSSFRATHCQSRSPWRNIHHLNVSRSGSYVILDIKANAFVHHMVRNIAGSLIEVGRGNQNPEWIQWLLAEKNRALAGATAKPDGLYLVDVDYPEKFELPRVPLGPLFLPDAVF comes from the coding sequence GCTTTATGTGTTGAATATAACGGTACTAACTATTCTGGTTGGCAAAGACAAAAGCACGTCAATAGCGTGCAGCAGGAGTTAGAGAAAGCGTTGTCTATCGTTGCAGCGCATCCAATAGAAGTTCAGTGCGCAGGAAGAACTGACTCAGGTGTTCATGGCTCAGGTCAAATTGTCCACTTTGATACACATTCGACTAGAAAGTTAATAGCTTGGACCATGGGTGCTAATGCTAATATGCCAAAAGATATTGCGGTTCGTTGGGCGAAAGAAGTCCCTGATGAATTCCATGCAAGATTTACAGCCACTGCCCGACGCTATCGGTATATCATTTTTAATAATGCGTTTCGTCCTGCGATTCTTTGTAACGGTGTGAGCCATTACCACGGAGAATTGGATGCTGTAAAAATGCATGAAGCGGGTCAGTTCTTATTAGGTGAGAATGACTTTAGTTCTTTTCGCGCAACCCATTGCCAGTCACGTAGTCCCTGGCGGAATATCCACCACCTGAATGTGTCGCGCAGCGGTAGTTATGTCATTTTAGATATTAAAGCCAATGCGTTTGTACACCATATGGTTCGTAATATTGCAGGTAGTTTAATAGAAGTTGGAAGGGGTAACCAAAATCCAGAGTGGATACAGTGGTTACTTGCTGAAAAGAATCGCGCTTTAGCGGGTGCAACGGCTAAACCCGATGGCTTATACTTAGTCGATGTTGATTATCCTGAGAAATTTGAGCTTCCTAGAGTGCCATTAGGACCGCTCTTTTTGCCGGATGCCGTGTTCTAA
- the purF gene encoding amidophosphoribosyltransferase yields the protein MCGIVGIVGTTPVNQSIYDALTVLQHRGQDAAGIVTIESNRFRLRKANGLVRDVFEAKHMQRLQGNVGIGHVRYPTAGSSSASEAQPFYVNSPFGITLAHNGNLTNAAEIREKLFEKDRRHVNTTSDSEVLLNVLAHEIDTVKGNVTSEDVFRAVTNVHRTIKGAYAVAAMIIGHGMVAFRDPHGIRPLCLGKKESDGKTEYMVASESVALDAVGFDFVRDVAPGEGIYVTFEGQLFTRQCADNPQVNPCIFEYVYFARPDSFIDKISVYSARVEMGKKLGEKIQREWSDLEFDVVIPIPETSCDIALQIAQIMDKPYRQGFVKNRYVGRTFIMPGQVQRRKSVRRKLNAIRSEFKGKNVLLVDDSIVRGTTSEQIIEMAREAGAKNVYMVSAAPEIRFPNVYGIDMPSANELIAHGRDAEEIAKLIGADALIFQTLEDLVSAVGLGNVDIKQFETSVFNGEYVTGDIDQRYLDFLDSLRNDDTKLQKDIQADLASLELYNEGA from the coding sequence ATGTGTGGTATTGTTGGAATCGTGGGTACAACTCCTGTCAATCAGTCAATTTATGATGCATTGACTGTATTGCAGCATCGTGGCCAAGATGCAGCTGGTATTGTTACCATAGAAAGCAATCGTTTTCGTTTACGGAAAGCGAACGGTTTAGTTAGAGATGTGTTTGAAGCGAAGCATATGCAACGCCTTCAGGGAAACGTGGGTATTGGTCACGTTCGTTATCCAACGGCGGGAAGTTCTAGTGCGTCTGAAGCACAACCATTTTATGTAAACTCGCCATTTGGTATTACTTTGGCGCACAACGGCAATTTAACAAATGCAGCTGAGATTCGCGAAAAGCTATTTGAAAAAGATCGTCGCCATGTAAACACTACTTCGGATTCGGAAGTATTGTTGAATGTATTAGCTCATGAGATTGATACAGTTAAAGGTAACGTTACTTCTGAAGATGTCTTCCGAGCAGTTACTAACGTGCATAGAACCATTAAAGGTGCCTATGCGGTAGCCGCGATGATTATCGGTCACGGTATGGTTGCTTTTCGTGACCCGCATGGAATCCGTCCACTCTGCTTAGGTAAAAAAGAGTCAGATGGTAAAACAGAATATATGGTGGCATCAGAATCTGTAGCGTTAGATGCTGTGGGGTTTGACTTTGTGCGCGACGTCGCCCCGGGTGAAGGTATTTACGTTACGTTTGAAGGCCAATTATTTACGCGTCAATGTGCAGATAACCCTCAAGTAAATCCTTGTATTTTCGAGTATGTCTATTTTGCACGTCCAGATTCATTTATTGATAAAATTTCGGTATACAGTGCTCGTGTAGAAATGGGTAAAAAGCTGGGTGAAAAAATCCAAAGAGAATGGTCGGATCTGGAGTTTGACGTTGTTATTCCTATCCCAGAAACGTCCTGTGATATCGCCCTTCAGATAGCACAAATCATGGACAAACCTTACCGCCAAGGTTTTGTTAAAAACCGTTATGTTGGTCGTACATTCATAATGCCAGGGCAGGTTCAGCGTAGAAAATCGGTACGTCGCAAACTGAATGCTATTCGTTCTGAGTTTAAAGGTAAGAATGTACTGTTAGTGGACGATTCTATTGTTCGAGGCACTACCTCAGAGCAAATCATAGAAATGGCACGAGAAGCCGGTGCTAAGAACGTTTATATGGTATCAGCAGCGCCTGAAATTCGTTTTCCTAACGTCTATGGTATCGACATGCCAAGTGCAAACGAATTAATTGCTCATGGTCGTGACGCGGAAGAAATCGCTAAACTTATTGGTGCAGATGCACTTATTTTCCAAACATTGGAAGACTTAGTATCAGCAGTAGGTTTAGGTAATGTCGATATTAAGCAATTCGAGACATCTGTCTTTAATGGTGAATATGTTACTGGTGATATTGACCAGAGATACTTAGATTTTTTAGATTCGCTCAGAAACGATGACACCAAATTGCAAAAAGATATTCAGGCAGACCTTGCCAGTTTGGAACTATATAACGAAGGCGCTTAA
- a CDS encoding LysR family transcriptional regulator, protein MKFDDLNLFRLVVENGSYTATSRKTLIPVATITRRIQALEDSLNLRLLNRHARKLSLTEAGERFYQECAPILKNLSTTTEEITDDCRGAAGKLRISAPSNLTKRVILPMLSDFMALYPDINIELTMNNDADQIDPTEWDIIFRVGPQRDSSLIARKINCVKDVLVASPEYLKNNKAPLSHADDLSDHPLLKGNPLLKWQLTSDTGETVINSDKARFEANALNVVRRAAARGLGITLMPDIMLQGYFDNGTLVRVLDNWSANSRDIYMLYNHKDHQPEKVRLLIDYVTHYQDK, encoded by the coding sequence ATGAAATTTGATGATCTAAATCTATTCCGACTGGTTGTCGAGAATGGTAGCTATACGGCAACTTCTCGAAAAACCCTTATCCCTGTCGCAACAATTACTAGACGTATTCAGGCACTTGAAGACTCGCTAAATTTACGGCTTTTGAATCGCCATGCTCGAAAGTTATCATTGACAGAAGCAGGAGAACGTTTTTATCAAGAATGTGCCCCTATTTTGAAAAACCTCTCGACTACGACAGAAGAAATAACTGACGATTGCCGTGGTGCCGCAGGAAAACTAAGAATATCAGCACCGTCTAATCTTACTAAACGCGTCATTCTTCCGATGCTTAGTGACTTTATGGCACTCTACCCTGATATCAACATTGAACTAACAATGAATAACGACGCGGATCAAATCGACCCGACCGAATGGGATATTATCTTTAGGGTTGGCCCTCAACGAGACTCAAGCTTAATCGCACGTAAAATAAATTGTGTTAAGGATGTACTTGTTGCTAGCCCTGAATACCTAAAAAACAATAAAGCACCTCTCAGCCACGCTGACGATCTATCCGACCATCCGTTGTTAAAAGGAAACCCTTTACTAAAGTGGCAATTGACCAGCGATACAGGAGAAACTGTCATTAATAGTGACAAAGCGAGGTTTGAGGCAAACGCTCTTAACGTTGTTCGACGAGCAGCAGCGAGAGGTCTAGGAATTACACTCATGCCCGACATCATGCTACAAGGGTATTTTGACAATGGAACCTTAGTTCGTGTTCTTGATAATTGGAGTGCGAATTCTCGTGATATCTATATGCTTTACAATCACAAAGATCATCAGCCAGAAAAGGTTCGTTTGCTCATCGATTATGTAACGCATTATCAGGACAAATAA
- a CDS encoding CvpA family protein yields the protein MNWIDFVILGVIGLSALISLVRGFVKEALSLVIWFGAFFIASQYYEKLAVYFSRIEDDMFRKGAAIAALFVATLVVGAIVNYVIAQLVQKTGLSGTDRVLGVVFGTLRGVLIIAAVLFFMDAFTAFSNSEWWKDSVLIPEFSRIIAPFFDHLKQTSSFLSGTI from the coding sequence ATGAATTGGATAGATTTTGTAATTTTAGGTGTGATCGGGCTTTCTGCTCTGATCAGTTTAGTAAGAGGCTTTGTTAAAGAAGCATTGTCATTGGTTATCTGGTTCGGTGCGTTTTTCATAGCAAGTCAATATTATGAAAAATTAGCCGTGTACTTTTCCAGAATAGAAGATGATATGTTTCGCAAAGGTGCGGCAATAGCTGCGCTCTTTGTCGCAACGTTAGTTGTCGGTGCCATTGTCAACTACGTTATAGCTCAGCTGGTACAAAAAACAGGCTTATCAGGCACAGATAGAGTACTTGGTGTGGTGTTTGGCACATTGAGAGGTGTACTTATTATCGCTGCAGTTCTGTTTTTTATGGATGCATTTACAGCATTCTCAAATTCTGAGTGGTGGAAAGACTCAGTGTTGATACCGGAGTTTAGCCGGATTATCGCGCCATTTTTCGACCATTTGAAACAAACATCGAGCTTTTTATCTGGCACTATTTAG
- the accD gene encoding acetyl-CoA carboxylase, carboxyltransferase subunit beta has protein sequence MSWLEKILTKSNIVSSRKASIPEGVWTKCTSCEQVLYHAELERNLEVCPKCDHHMRMKARRRLETFLDENNRVELANDLEPQDKLKFKDTKRYKDRISAAQKNSGEKDALVVMQGEVLGLPIVACAFEFSFMGGSMGSVVGARFVKAVEAAMEANCGLVCFSASGGARMQEALMSLMQMAKTSAALERLSDKGLPFISVMTDPTMGGVSASLAMLGDVNIGEPKALIGFAGRRVIEQTVREDLPEGFQRSEFLLEHGAIDMIVDRREMRQRVASLIAKMTNHGSPLVVSVDDAPEVPTETTEPEYKVPVPEEKE, from the coding sequence ATGAGTTGGCTTGAAAAAATATTAACGAAAAGTAACATTGTAAGCTCTCGTAAAGCTTCAATCCCAGAAGGTGTATGGACCAAATGTACATCATGTGAACAAGTTCTTTATCACGCTGAATTAGAGCGCAATTTGGAGGTTTGTCCAAAGTGTGACCATCATATGCGTATGAAGGCGCGTCGTCGTCTAGAAACGTTTTTAGATGAAAATAACCGCGTTGAACTTGCAAACGATCTTGAACCTCAAGATAAGTTGAAGTTTAAAGATACTAAACGCTATAAAGATCGTATTTCCGCTGCTCAAAAGAACAGTGGTGAAAAAGATGCTCTAGTCGTTATGCAGGGTGAAGTATTAGGCTTGCCTATTGTGGCGTGTGCCTTTGAATTCTCTTTCATGGGCGGCTCCATGGGCTCGGTTGTTGGTGCTCGCTTTGTTAAAGCAGTTGAAGCTGCAATGGAAGCAAACTGTGGATTAGTCTGCTTTTCAGCGAGTGGCGGTGCACGTATGCAAGAAGCACTTATGTCATTAATGCAAATGGCCAAAACCAGCGCGGCATTAGAGCGCCTTTCCGATAAAGGATTGCCGTTTATTTCTGTAATGACGGACCCTACTATGGGCGGAGTGTCAGCAAGTTTAGCGATGCTTGGTGACGTAAATATCGGTGAGCCTAAAGCGCTTATCGGATTTGCTGGACGCCGAGTTATTGAGCAAACAGTACGGGAAGACTTACCTGAAGGCTTCCAACGTAGTGAGTTCTTATTAGAACATGGCGCCATTGATATGATCGTTGATCGTCGCGAAATGCGCCAACGCGTTGCGAGTTTAATTGCAAAAATGACTAATCACGGTTCACCGTTGGTCGTTTCGGTAGACGATGCTCCAGAAGTTCCAACTGAAACAACAGAACCTGAATATAAAGTTCCAGTACCGGAAGAAAAAGAGTAA